The Candidatus Woesearchaeota archaeon genome segment AACACCAGATACTCAATCTTTATCTCAAAAGTCTGAATATAAGGAAAAAGATAATAAACAAGAACAAGGAGATTTAGAAGAAGCTCCTGATGATGAAAATACTGTTGACGAAGAAAAAAATAAACTTCAAGAAGAAACTGATGATGCGATCAAAGATGCCATCAAGCAAGATGCAAATGTTGAAGAATCTGACTTAAACCCAGAAGAAGATGATTTAGAACAATGGCTGGATGAAGAATTTACCGATGATACTGCAGATACAACAACTAGTGTTGAAGATGAATTTACAAATGATGAAAGTGATGCATTCGGATCAGATGACGAATTTGATATCAGCACCTTTGAAGAAGAATTTAATACTGATGATTATGGATTTGATGATTTTGGTACAGATGATGCAGATTCTTTTGGAGATGAGTTTAACAATGAAGCAACAGATGAGTTTTCTGATACCGAACTAACTGATCAAAGCGAGGGGTCGCTTGAAGGTATTGATGCTACAACAGATCAAGCTCCTTTTACAGATGGTGAACTTACTTCCGAAGAAGATCTCTCTTTAGAACAAGCATTAGGTGAAGAAGTACTTGAAGAAGAAACACCTGCAGTAGATGAAACTCAAGCTGACGCTGAACAACAAACAACAGAAGAAGAGAAAAAAGATCTGGAAGCAGCAAGTACTGGGGATAAAATAATTATTAAACAAATTGATGGCACTGATGTAAGAATAATTGATGAAACTATTACCCAAGCGCACACTGGTGCGATAGTAAGAGAGAAAACAAGAATAGTTACCGGACAGGAAAGTTCAACCAATATTGATTACAAGAAAAACATACAGGCAAGAATTGATCAAAATTCTGAAGTTTTAGTTAAAAAATTAGAAAAGAAGAATTTTGTTGAATCTGTTCGTTTAAAACAAGAAACAGGCACAAGCACCTATAAAATAACAAAAACACCGGAAATTAAGCCTGATATTGAAACACCAAATGCTATTGTAAGAATAGATGGCGTTGTTGAAGTTAATTACCATCGAGATTCATTAACAACAACGGTCAGAGTATTTGAAGGAAAAGCATATGTAACCAGTTTAGTAAAAAAAAGCGCAACACCTGAACCATTAACCGAAAAACAACAAACAACTATTAAGGGCAAGCCTAATTTACTTATGAGAATTGCGAATGCATTACGTTAAAATATTTATAAACTTTCTGTTTTAATGCTATTATTTAAGAAAAGTTTTCCGTTTTAATAGCGTTATTTCTGAAAGGTGGGTTAGTAATAGTGGCATTTAGTAGAAAGAAACTTTTAGAGAACTTTGCAAAATACTCGCAAAGCTCGGGTTACTGCCAGTTCGCATGGAGATATATCTTTAACAAAGCAATTTTCTCTCTGGAACCTCGAAAATTGCTTGATATACATTTCGAAAATGCTCACAAAATCGGCAGTAACCATAATTTTGCAAAGTTCTCCTTACATAATAGGCATTTCTTTTTCTTGATTTTTCTCTTGAACAGTCTGACTAATCTTTTCATTCTTAATGGATTTCTGCAATTCAACAATATATCGTTGAGTTGCATCTAAATTATCCAATATTCTTTTCTTTGATTTTTCAAACGCATTTTCCAGCGTAGAACCATTCATTTTATAGCCAATAACCATCTTCTTTTCAGCACTGACAAAACTGGTTTTAGTAATGAAATCCAATAATAACCATCGTTTAAGATAATCATACATGGTTTGGCGGGTGATGCCAGCATACATAGCCATTTCTTCAACAGTAATGATTGCTTTGGAAGGATCCTTTTCTCTCAACGCTGTTTTCTGACGTTCGTATAATTCTAATAATACTTTGTGTATTTTATCTGTAGCATTGTTTTTTCTTGGCAGTAAACCTATTCTTGCAATGATAATTTGAGCTAATTGCTCAGCATCAGGATTAAGACTTGGTTCATGATTGGTTAAGATTATTTTTTCTTGGGGCATACATATCAAAATAAATTCTGATACAATACCTATATATAGTTTGTGATTATACCGACAAATAGTTTAATAAATGATTGAAAGATTTAAGAAATAGATCAACTTGCACTGATTAATTTATTTAAAATCATACTTTACTAAACAATTCCATCGTCTATAAAACTCTGCATTAAATACGCTTTGTGCTTCTCTTGTTAAATTAGTGCAACTAACAAAAATTTGTAAATCTTTAAGATGAGGTAGAACTAAAATATCATAAGTGATATCTAAATCTGATTTTAATCGTTTATGTACTCTTTGCAGAGCACGATGTAAATATTTATCTACTAACCTATAACATTTATCAGGATCACTTATTTTCGAAGTTTTAAACATAAATGTATAACTACTATGATTATCTTCTTCCCATGTTAAACCATCATAAGGTCTTGACCTTACACGTGATCTTTGAAAATATTCTTCAGCAGATGTAGCCAAGACTCGCCAAACTCGAGGAATAAGCCTACCTAATAGATTAGATCCATTAATAGGATTTTCTAAATAACTTTCTTTGCCACTATTTACAATATTAGCTTTCGCTTCAGTTTGCAACCAATCCAATGCAGATTCAAAATTTCCCTGTTCAATAATTAATCTTTCTAAAGCTATTCCTTTAAATCCACGCGTAAAACCACCATAAAGTCCATTTCGCATAACATATAATCTTAATGCTCGAATATCTCGCCTTATAACAGGTGGTATATCAGGATATTGGCGAGAATAAACAATAGGGGGCAAGTGATCAGCTTCTTTTACAGAAAGTATAGCCATATTAATAGGAAATTTTTGAGTAATTGCTCGGCGTTCTACACGACCATTGGTACGGAAAGTTGAACCAGTAGGTAACAAATGTTCTACTATCCTCACTTTATGCTCTAAATCTAATTCGTCTTCAGTAATCACACCTATATCAAAATCAGATTGATATCTATCATCTGGAGCTTTAGGATCAACAACTGCAGTCAAACGTTCCAAACTTGTAGATCCCAAATACATAATTTCAAACTTAGTCTCAATAAGTTTTCTTCTCTCACTTAACTCTTGTCGTAAACTTCGACCAATACGTTCGATTCTCCTTACAAAAGTTTCAGATTTAGCAAGATCATCATTAAATTCTGCAATAGATGAATAAACCATAATATCACTTTAATTTATGTCACTGTTTTAATTTAAAAAATACAAACAAGTGGATTATATAAATCTTTCTAATATTAACTATTTATTAGTAACAATAATGACTGATGAATAAACTAAATTATTTAGCTTAAACTCACTTTTATCACTAAATTAATGGTGCCTAATTCTAAGTTTCACAAATTATTCATTTTCTGAAATTTTAGCTGTTACTGTAACTATTAAAATTGGCAAAACTAACAGTTCAAATCAAGACATATATCAGATTACATATTTTAATCAAAAACATATCGAAAAGTTAAGTTAAATAAATCTAAGGTCTAACTGATAACAACAAACCATGTAAAATCAAGACAAATTTGCTTAAAACTTTTTAGCAGTTAGTTGAGATTAAATCGCTTAAAATATTTTAGCAGAAATTGACAAAAAATCTCAATTAATTAGAGATAAAAAAATCAACTAAAAGCACAATAGTTAAGTAGATATATCAGACCCATACACTAATAGTCTCACTAATTAAGTGAAATTAGATAAATTTAAGCTTATAATATTCAATTAAAGATTAAATATTATTATCAAAACTAATTAAACCTCAAATAAACAAAAAATACAGCTTAAAACCACTTAAACCACGTTTAAAACGCCTATAAAACCTCATTTCCACCTAATAAATTAGCAGATTCGGCATTATTCCTAACTAACAAAAAACATTAAAACTGCCTTTTTCTTGGATCATACCGAATTTCAAACAAATTTCGTTAAAAATACCATAAATTCATCCAAAATACCGACTTTATAATCAAAACTAGTTTACTTTCCTTTGATTGATGAAGCCCCCCTTAACAACAAAAAGTATGGCCAACTCATGATTTTTGATGGTTTAATATTAATGTAGTGTAAAATACCGACAAACTAAACTATTTAAGCAAAAATTGAACTTTTAAAACAATTTTTCGATGATGTGATTTATTGAAAAATAGGGAAGATATATACTAAAAACTATAAATATTTATAAAATAGATATGTAGCTACTTTATGAAGGTGAAAATATGTTTGACAATAAAAACTCCCAGATAAAACATGCATTCAACAAGGTAAAAAGTGATATAAGCGGTTTAAACGCTAATATGCAAGCTATAAAAGCGAATAGCAATGATTGGATTATGTATCTTAATGCTGAAAACAAACAACTTCAGGTCAAAGTAATCCAATTAGAAACACGACTTAAACTATTAGAAGAAACTATT includes the following:
- a CDS encoding FecR domain-containing protein, coding for MKKYLIIMISGIFISLLLLTGSMILSSPSCVGSLKQSMTGFVAAELTQNQCETVFNSCSTDCNAWLDTCNQKCDSGSIIEECYSYCSKQDPNCSGKCATTYDTCFKAERQKRTPLSEITKLCTQQKNTCEQECNPKIGECRESCKQKTDPASCKQKCATKKQETCDKSCNTGLEQCKVASTSTRIGEEIVSTSRGRQTQQQVASTLEVRTENRGSEVASVTPQQTAARPQQSIPTTSQQQPQPQIKVDDYKKRIDALLDAVKNGKVTDENFAKNMERLQKTFPQLNTTQAASLLKDIKAGVKTYDDLKQLLYQSIETPDTQSLSQKSEYKEKDNKQEQGDLEEAPDDENTVDEEKNKLQEETDDAIKDAIKQDANVEESDLNPEEDDLEQWLDEEFTDDTADTTTSVEDEFTNDESDAFGSDDEFDISTFEEEFNTDDYGFDDFGTDDADSFGDEFNNEATDEFSDTELTDQSEGSLEGIDATTDQAPFTDGELTSEEDLSLEQALGEEVLEEETPAVDETQADAEQQTTEEEKKDLEAASTGDKIIIKQIDGTDVRIIDETITQAHTGAIVREKTRIVTGQESSTNIDYKKNIQARIDQNSEVLVKKLEKKNFVESVRLKQETGTSTYKITKTPEIKPDIETPNAIVRIDGVVEVNYHRDSLTTTVRVFEGKAYVTSLVKKSATPEPLTEKQQTTIKGKPNLLMRIANALR